One genomic window of bacterium includes the following:
- a CDS encoding acyl-CoA dehydratase activase-related protein, with protein sequence MKVGIPRALLYHRYGRFWEKFLTGLGVEVVVSRRTDKVLLQNGLGYVSSEVCLPIKIMAGHIEELAGQIDVLFLPRLMWLEDKLYACPKMIGIVDIARMMLAATAPVGQQAATAPVGQRADRVRIVAPKIQGSLWLPHFSAGMELCHDPVRVVRALAAAGRYLPTHGEVPEFPAGEKRIALVGHFYNLGDDFISRPMVDTFTSHGYRICTKDELPETVLRSRLGFARKIRWVYERELYNAFQFLVDKVSGVCMIVSMGCGPDSLVAEFMREEAQERDIPFLQLVIDEHTGTAGIVTRIEAFLELAERRQASVRKTPDSRLKTGRQVRAA encoded by the coding sequence ATGAAAGTCGGCATTCCCAGGGCCCTGCTGTATCACCGCTATGGACGGTTTTGGGAGAAGTTCCTGACCGGCCTTGGCGTCGAGGTAGTGGTCAGCCGCAGGACCGACAAGGTCCTGCTTCAGAATGGGTTGGGATACGTGTCGAGCGAGGTCTGCCTGCCGATAAAGATAATGGCCGGTCATATTGAGGAGCTTGCCGGGCAGATTGACGTGCTGTTTCTCCCCCGGCTGATGTGGCTTGAGGACAAGCTTTACGCGTGCCCGAAGATGATCGGCATCGTAGACATTGCCCGGATGATGTTGGCCGCAACGGCCCCTGTCGGACAGCAGGCCGCAACGGCCCCTGTCGGACAGCGGGCGGACCGCGTACGGATTGTGGCCCCGAAGATACAAGGCAGTCTGTGGCTGCCACACTTCAGCGCCGGAATGGAGTTGTGCCATGACCCGGTACGCGTGGTGCGGGCTTTAGCCGCGGCAGGCCGGTACTTGCCGACCCACGGCGAGGTCCCGGAATTCCCGGCAGGCGAGAAACGGATTGCGCTTGTCGGCCACTTCTACAACCTCGGCGATGACTTCATCTCACGGCCGATGGTCGACACGTTCACCAGCCACGGCTATCGAATCTGTACCAAGGATGAACTGCCGGAGACGGTGCTGCGCAGCCGCTTGGGCTTTGCCCGTAAGATACGCTGGGTCTACGAGCGAGAGTTATACAACGCGTTCCAGTTCCTGGTCGACAAGGTCAGCGGGGTGTGCATGATTGTTTCAATGGGGTGCGGTCCGGACTCGCTCGTGGCCGAGTTCATGCGCGAGGAGGCACAAGAGCGGGACATCCCGTTTCTGCAACTGGTCATCGACGAGCACACCGGCACGGCCGGAATCGTGACGAGGATTGAGGCATTCCTGGAACTGGCGGAGCGGAGGCAGGCCAGCGTACGCAAGACCCCGGATTCTAGACTGAAGACTGGTAGACAAGTAAGAGCAGCCTGA
- the purQ gene encoding phosphoribosylformylglycinamidine synthase I, with amino-acid sequence MVKACVLFAAGTNCDQESAYALGLVGAVSEVVHVNRFRSGEQKLKDFQILLIPGGFSYGDYIASGRIFANELKHFLRDQIEQFISDGKLVLGICNGFQVLVKCGLLPAFERPFEPQTVTLDTNDTGRYEDRWVYLKVEDSPGIFTRNIESPIYLPVAHAEGKFLAKSARVLRCLNDNRQVCLRYTTLTDEPVTFPDNPNGSEDNIAGICDRTGRVFGLMPHPERFVRREQHPRWHRERIDEPDGIAIFRNAVEYARKNL; translated from the coding sequence GTGGTCAAAGCATGCGTTCTCTTCGCTGCCGGCACCAACTGCGACCAGGAATCGGCCTATGCCCTGGGACTGGTAGGCGCTGTTTCCGAGGTCGTCCACGTAAACCGGTTCCGGTCCGGTGAGCAGAAGCTGAAGGACTTTCAGATTCTGTTGATACCGGGAGGTTTCTCTTACGGTGACTACATTGCCTCCGGCCGTATCTTCGCCAACGAGCTCAAGCACTTTCTGCGCGACCAGATCGAGCAATTCATCAGCGACGGCAAGCTCGTGCTCGGCATCTGCAACGGATTCCAGGTACTGGTCAAGTGCGGTCTCCTACCTGCCTTCGAGCGGCCCTTTGAACCGCAAACGGTGACGCTCGACACCAACGACACCGGCCGATACGAAGACCGCTGGGTCTATCTCAAGGTCGAAGACTCTCCCGGCATCTTCACCCGCAACATCGAGTCACCCATCTACCTGCCGGTGGCGCACGCCGAGGGCAAGTTTCTAGCGAAGTCAGCAAGAGTCCTGCGCTGCCTCAACGACAACCGTCAGGTCTGCCTGCGCTACACCACACTGACGGACGAGCCGGTGACTTTCCCGGACAATCCCAACGGCTCCGAAGACAACATCGCCGGCATCTGCGACCGGACCGGCCGCGTCTTTGGTCTGATGCCGCACCCGGAGCGATTCGTGCGGCGCGAACAGCATCCCCGCTGGCATCGGGAACGAATTGACGAACCGGACGGCATTGCAATATTCCGGAACGCGGTGGAATATGCGCGCAAGAACCTCTAG
- the amrB gene encoding AmmeMemoRadiSam system protein B: protein MVRQPAVAGQFYPDDAKTLAMMVDSFVAQAQEPAIPGRLIGLQVPHAGYPFSGPTAAHAFKLLKGMDSVTVVMLGTSHHVMLDHAAVYPRGSWHTPLGNVAIDEALAKAIMAQDDFFADMPEAHAQEHSIEVEVPFLQRVLGRFKIVPIMLLEPTYEQCERVGKAIAKVARGKRVLLLASSDLFHGYSYTEANHVDSTTFGLMAKFAPKAFHDALDRGDAQACGGNAITAMMIAARELGADTAVVLATTNSNDVVGEKGGYVVGYSAVAFTGKNPQTAPITVNDGRKSGDPSDSSELTELEQKSLLQIARSTLESHIRSGKTPEAKPLTPRLAESRGLFVTLSEQGELRGCIGYVEPVKPLYQAVSDMAVAASTEDPRFPPVEVGELGKIDIEITVLSPLRPLPSLDSVIVGKHGLVIRKGFRSGLLLPQVPVEQGWNREQFLCNTCLKAGLPPSAYKDKDAQLFCFTGQVFNEKELGRQQ, encoded by the coding sequence ATGGTAAGACAACCGGCGGTCGCAGGCCAGTTCTACCCGGACGACGCCAAGACTCTGGCCATGATGGTCGACTCGTTTGTGGCGCAGGCCCAGGAGCCGGCGATTCCGGGCCGGCTGATCGGACTTCAGGTTCCCCATGCGGGCTATCCCTTCTCCGGTCCAACTGCGGCGCACGCGTTCAAATTACTCAAGGGCATGGATTCGGTAACGGTGGTGATGCTGGGAACCAGCCACCACGTCATGCTGGATCATGCCGCGGTGTATCCGCGCGGGTCGTGGCATACCCCGCTGGGCAACGTGGCGATCGACGAGGCGCTGGCCAAGGCGATTATGGCACAGGACGATTTCTTTGCCGACATGCCCGAGGCGCACGCGCAGGAACACTCGATTGAAGTCGAGGTGCCGTTCCTGCAGCGGGTCCTTGGCAGGTTCAAGATTGTCCCAATCATGCTGCTCGAACCGACCTACGAGCAGTGCGAGCGGGTCGGCAAAGCCATCGCCAAGGTGGCGCGAGGCAAGAGGGTGCTGCTGCTCGCGTCCTCTGACCTGTTCCACGGTTACTCGTACACCGAGGCCAATCACGTCGACAGCACAACGTTCGGTTTGATGGCGAAGTTCGCCCCGAAAGCGTTCCATGATGCGCTGGACCGAGGCGATGCCCAGGCGTGCGGGGGCAATGCGATTACGGCCATGATGATCGCTGCACGCGAGTTGGGCGCTGACACGGCGGTAGTGCTGGCCACGACCAACTCGAACGATGTGGTCGGTGAAAAGGGCGGGTACGTTGTCGGCTACAGCGCGGTCGCGTTTACCGGAAAGAACCCGCAGACGGCGCCCATCACGGTTAACGACGGCCGGAAATCAGGCGATCCGTCGGATTCGTCCGAGCTGACCGAACTGGAACAGAAGAGCCTGCTACAGATCGCCCGGAGCACGCTGGAAAGCCACATCCGTTCCGGCAAGACTCCGGAGGCAAAGCCGCTTACGCCGCGGCTCGCCGAAAGCCGCGGACTGTTCGTGACCCTGAGCGAGCAAGGAGAACTGCGCGGGTGCATCGGCTACGTGGAACCGGTGAAACCGCTCTACCAGGCGGTGAGCGACATGGCGGTTGCGGCTTCGACCGAGGACCCCAGGTTCCCGCCGGTCGAGGTCGGCGAGTTGGGCAAGATCGACATTGAGATAACCGTGCTGAGCCCGCTGCGACCTTTGCCGAGCCTGGATTCCGTCATTGTCGGCAAGCACGGTCTGGTCATACGCAAGGGCTTCCGTTCCGGTCTGCTCCTGCCCCAGGTCCCGGTCGAACAGGGTTGGAACCGAGAGCAGTTCCTCTGCAATACCTGCCTGAAAGCCGGTCTGCCCCCGAGCGCCTACAAAGACAAAGACGCGCAGCTCTTCTGCTTCACCGGTCAGGTATTCAACGAGAAGGAACTGGGCCGGCAGCAGTAG
- a CDS encoding acyl-CoA dehydratase activase — MAEGYIGIDVGSISTKGVVVDREFNVLASQYLRTQGNPIDSIRRLLADLGAQVGSSVKVLGAGTTGSARRLAGVMVQADIVKNEIITHAVAASHFHPEVRTVIEIGGQDSKIIILRDAIPVDFAMNTVCAAGTGSFLDHQATRLGRPIEEFGGLALRAKNRVNIAGRCTVFAESDMIHKAQLGMSTEDIVAGLCDAIVRNYMNTVAKGKEIHPLILFQGGVAANVGVKKAFELMLGHEVLVPEHFLVMGAVGAAIVASEETDGKGTRFAGFDVADTAFETRAFECEGCPNRCEVIETLRESAVIDRYGDRCGKWSKL; from the coding sequence TTGGCCGAAGGCTACATCGGAATTGACGTCGGTTCGATTTCAACCAAGGGCGTGGTCGTTGACCGTGAGTTCAACGTGCTCGCCAGCCAGTATCTGCGTACGCAGGGCAACCCGATTGACTCCATCCGCCGGTTGCTGGCGGATTTGGGCGCGCAGGTCGGCTCGAGCGTGAAGGTACTGGGAGCGGGAACAACCGGATCGGCTCGCCGGCTGGCCGGAGTGATGGTGCAGGCCGACATCGTGAAGAACGAGATAATCACCCACGCGGTTGCGGCCAGCCACTTTCACCCCGAGGTCAGGACCGTCATCGAGATCGGGGGACAGGACTCGAAGATAATCATCCTGCGCGATGCTATCCCGGTCGACTTCGCGATGAACACGGTCTGCGCCGCCGGTACCGGCAGCTTCCTCGACCACCAGGCGACCCGGCTCGGCCGCCCGATTGAGGAGTTCGGCGGCCTTGCGCTGCGAGCCAAGAACCGTGTCAACATCGCGGGTCGCTGTACGGTGTTCGCCGAGAGCGACATGATTCACAAGGCCCAGCTCGGAATGTCGACCGAGGACATCGTAGCCGGGCTCTGCGACGCCATCGTCCGCAATTACATGAATACCGTGGCCAAGGGCAAAGAGATACACCCTTTGATACTGTTCCAAGGCGGGGTTGCGGCCAACGTCGGCGTCAAGAAGGCGTTCGAGCTTATGCTCGGGCACGAGGTGTTGGTGCCCGAGCACTTCCTCGTAATGGGCGCGGTCGGCGCCGCGATCGTTGCCTCGGAGGAGACCGACGGCAAGGGGACCCGCTTCGCCGGCTTCGATGTTGCCGACACCGCGTTCGAGACGCGGGCGTTCGAATGCGAGGGCTGCCCCAACCGATGCGAGGTGATTGAGACCCTGCGGGAGTCGGCGGTGATTGACCGCTACGGCGACCGGTGCGGGAAGTGGTCCAAGCTTTAG